CTGGGCCTGACCGCGCTGCGCCTGATGGGCAAGGGGATGCGGGTCGGCCCGAGCCTGCGGCTGGTGCTCCAGACCCTGGTCGTGGCGCTGCTGAACACCTCCGCCGGCCTCGCCGGCTACGAGATCGCGGACAAGGCCCCGTGGGGCGGCGTCCTGATCGTCCTCGTCTTCGCCGGCATCACCGCGATCTACCTCGCCTACTCGGGCCTGCTGCGCGAGCAGCGCGACCTGGAGACGCTCAGCGAGGTCTCGCTGCGGGTGGCCCGCTCCGGCCGGCACGCCACCGGTCCGCGCGGCCCGAACCCCGACGGCGGCGACGGCCGCGCCGACGACGACGAGTGGCAGCTCATCGCCGAGCGCATCCGCGAGCAGCTCAACGCCAACCGGGTCGTGCTGCGGCTGCGCACCGACCCGCAGGCCCCGATGCGCACCCTGGTCGCGGGCGAGCCGCTGCCCCAGGCCATGCGCCGCGACGACCCGCGCCAGCTGCGCGAGGACGCCATGCTCCAGCTGCCCGGCTCGCAGGTGCGGTACTTCCGCGTCGTCGACGCCGGCGAGGACGTCACCGAGGCGCTGAGCCGCCGCGACGCGCAGGAAGCGCTGGTCGTGCCGCTGCGCGGCGCGACCCAGCTGCTCGGCGCGGTCGAGGTGCACGACCGGCTCAGCCGGTGGCGCGGCTTCGGCAAGGCCGACATCCAGCTGCTGCGCACCCTGGCCAGCCACCTGTCCACCGCCGTGGACAACCGCCGCCTGCTCGCCCGGCTGCGCCACGACGCCTACCACGACCCGCTGACCGGCCTGCTCAACCGGCCCGGCCTGCGCGAGGCCGCCGCCGAGCCGATGCGCCAGGCCGACCGGTCCGCCGTGCTCCGGATCGACCTGGACGTGCTGTCCACCGTCGCCGACGCCCTGGGCCAGGCCTGGAGCAACCGGATGGTGGTCGCGGCCGGCCGCCGCCTGCGCGACGAGCTCGGTCCCGAGGTGCCGCTGGCCCGGCTGGAGGGCGGGGCGTTCGCCGCGCTGCTGCTGGACCGGCAGGCCGAGCGCATCCAGGAGATCGCCGAACGGCTGCGGGCCGCGCTGTCCGTGCCCTACCCGGTGGACCGGCTCACCGTCGAGGCGGGCGCGGTCGTCGGGTGGGCGTCCACCGCGGACTGCGAGATCGAGGACCCCGACGCCGACGCCCTGCTCCAGCGGGCCGACGTCGCCGTGCGGGCCACCAGCGAGGCCGAGCCGCTGCGCGCGTACGCGCCCTCGATGGGCCAGATCTTCCTGCGCCGCTTCCAGTTGGTGACCCAGTTCCGGTCGGCGCTGGAGACCGGCCAGGTGTCGATCCACTACCAGCCCAAGGTCGCGCTGCCGAGCAGACAGGTGGTCGGCGCGGAGGCCCTGGTGCGCTGGAAGCACCCCGAGTTCGGCCGCGTCGACCCGGACGAGTTCGTGCCCGCCGTCGAGGCCACCGGCCTGGTGGACGTGCTGACCGACTTCGTGATGGACAAGGCCCTGGACCGGGTCCGCCGGTGGATCGACCGCGGGCTGCGGATGTCCATCGCGGTCAACCTGTCCGTGCGGACGCTGGCCGACGAGGAGTTCCCGGACCGGGTCGCCGCCGCGCTGCTCAAGCACGCGGTGCCGCCCGAGCTGCTGACCTTCGAGCTGACCGAGTCCGGCGTGATGGCCGACCCGGAGCGGGCGCTGCCCGTGCTGCGCCGCCTGCACACCATGGGCGTCGTGCTCGCGGTGGACGACTTCGGCACCGGCTACTCCTCGCTGGCCTACCTGCG
This DNA window, taken from Saccharothrix variisporea, encodes the following:
- a CDS encoding putative bifunctional diguanylate cyclase/phosphodiesterase, with translation MSDHVSATAPNAPTRSTTRAFSVFAVLLLLAGTLCAVAVGSWLPDRDPTDLLWTGPLLVVGFLLAEQLAINVDVRSGVAWTISFTEIPLVLGLLVAPFEVVLAAHVVAGVGTLLGRRVLDRAVYNAGLMFMEISVAFAVAHSVDLFLDGNGPKWAGAFLGTIAVPLLASVLGLTALRLMGKGMRVGPSLRLVLQTLVVALLNTSAGLAGYEIADKAPWGGVLIVLVFAGITAIYLAYSGLLREQRDLETLSEVSLRVARSGRHATGPRGPNPDGGDGRADDDEWQLIAERIREQLNANRVVLRLRTDPQAPMRTLVAGEPLPQAMRRDDPRQLREDAMLQLPGSQVRYFRVVDAGEDVTEALSRRDAQEALVVPLRGATQLLGAVEVHDRLSRWRGFGKADIQLLRTLASHLSTAVDNRRLLARLRHDAYHDPLTGLLNRPGLREAAAEPMRQADRSAVLRIDLDVLSTVADALGQAWSNRMVVAAGRRLRDELGPEVPLARLEGGAFAALLLDRQAERIQEIAERLRAALSVPYPVDRLTVEAGAVVGWASTADCEIEDPDADALLQRADVAVRATSEAEPLRAYAPSMGQIFLRRFQLVTQFRSALETGQVSIHYQPKVALPSRQVVGAEALVRWKHPEFGRVDPDEFVPAVEATGLVDVLTDFVMDKALDRVRRWIDRGLRMSIAVNLSVRTLADEEFPDRVAAALLKHAVPPELLTFELTESGVMADPERALPVLRRLHTMGVVLAVDDFGTGYSSLAYLRQLPVDEVKIDKSFVLGMGTDLGDMAVVRSIVELGHSLSLTVVAEGVEDDAARDQLVSMGCDVAQGYLISRPLSEERFEAWLRARTVQVRGARDETVLTLVH